The following coding sequences are from one Biomphalaria glabrata chromosome 8, xgBioGlab47.1, whole genome shotgun sequence window:
- the LOC106057314 gene encoding protein FRG1-like — protein sequence MADSYSMVKGGKLKLKGQKQKSKKHKSHKRKHDGSLTDAPDKTNEREDTNKHGGWWEIKKFADIAANVAIEFEDNTYITALDNGGLALGPTRKVGEAPDPAEIFTTIKVNETKIAFKSGYGKYWGVEADGKVVGVAEAMGSREQFEPVFQDGKLAISGCNNCFLSYDEEGRIVCLSRTAGPKEMLRVRSSAARERDPLEDIPKEDRGSVKEAEINYVKKFQSFQDRRLRVSEADKKDLKKAKREGDLHEVMLDRREKMKADRYCK from the exons ATGGCAGACTCCTATTCAATGGTAAAAGGTGgaaaactaaaacttaaagGCCAAAAACAGAA GTCAAAGAAACACAAAAGTCACAAAAGAAAACATGACGGCAGTCTGACAGATGCACCGGACAAGACAAACGAAAGAGAAGACACAAATAAACATG GTGGCTGGTGGGAAATCAAGAAGTTTGCAGACATTGCGGCCAATGTGGCAATTGAATTTGAAGACAACACATACATCACTGCTCTTGACAATGGTGGCCTGGCTTTAGGGCCAACCAGGAAAGTTG GTGAAGCTCCTGATCCAGCAGAAATCTTCACCACCATAAAGGTCAACGAAACCAAGATAGCTTTCAAATCTGGTTATGGCAAGTACTGGGGTGTAGAGGCTGATGGTAAAGTGGTTGGGGTGGCAGAAGCGATGGGTTCTAGGGAACAGTTTGAACCAGTCTTTCAAGAT GGTAAACTGGCCATTAGTGGCTGTAACAACTGTTTCCTGTCCTATGACGAGGAGGGTAGAATAGTTTGTTTAAGCAGGACAGCAGGGCCGAAAGAAATGTTGCGTGTTAGGTCAAGCGCTGCCAGAGAAAGAGACCCACTTGAAGACATCCCTAAAGAAGATCGAGGCTCTGTCAAGGAGGCTGAAATCAACTATGT GAAAAAATTCCAGAGTTTTCAAGACAGACGCCTACGTGTCAGTGAAGCAGATAAGAAAGATTTGAAGAAAGCCAAACGTGAAGGAGATCTGCATGAGGTGATGCTAGACagaagagagaaaatgaaagctgacagaTACTGTAAATAA